The Methanolobus sp. WCC4 genome includes the window TGTTCATGTTCATTTCAGGGACCCGGGTCTTACAGAGAAGGAAGACTGGTACACTGGCTCATGTTCTGCTGCGGCAGGTGGTATCACCACTGTTATCGATCATCCTAATACTATCCCGCCGACAATAGATAAGAAATCCTTCAAAGACAAAATGAAAATAGCCAATCGTAATTCGGTTGTCGATTTCGGACTTTATGGTGGTGTCACAGGTAATATAGAAAAACTCCCTGAATTATGGGAGCTTGGTGCTACCGCTTTTGGTGAGATCTTCATGGCAGAGTCAACAGGTGCCCTGAATATTGATGAAAAGTGTCTTGATGAGGCTCTGGGTGTGCTCAAACAGCTCGATGCCCTTCCATGCATACATGCTGAAGATGATAAGATCAGGCTTGAATGCGAGGCTTATCTCAAAAATGATATGTCTCCTGATTCTCACTCAAGGGCAAGACCAAATCACTGTGAGGCATTTGCTGTTGAGAAGGCAATACAACTTATCAAGAAGAATGGGACAAGGGCTCATTTCTGTCACATAAGCGCTTTTGAATCAGTGGGCCTTCTTCGTAAGGAACGGTATCTGGATATCAAGAATGGCGTCCCTCCTATGATCACAAGTGAGGCTGCTCCGCATCATCTCTTCCTTTCCACGAAGGACTGGGAAAGACTGGGTACATATGGAAGGATGAATCCTCCTCTCAGGGATCGCCGAAGTGTCAAAATGCTTCTGAACTCATTGAATGACGGTACTATAGATATGGTTGCTTCGGACCATGCGCCACACACCGAGGCAGAAAAGGACACCGATATCAAGAGTGCACCATCCGGTGTGCCGGGTGTTGAGACATTGATGCCTTTAATGCTCGTTGCCGTAAAGAGGAATCTTATCCCGCTTGGGCGCATGATCGAGGTTACAAGTAAGAACCCGGCACGCATATTCAAGCTGGACCGCTTTTCAAAAGGTTCCTTTGCAGAAGGGTATGATGCCGATCTGATAGTGGTCGACCCGACACATGTTCAGGAAATAAAGGGCGATGACCTGCATAGTAAAGCAGGATGGACGCCTTATGAAGGGATGGATGGTATCTTCCCCGAGTACACTATCGCAAGGGGCGATGTGGTATGGGATGGTGGCCTTGTGGCTTCCCGGGGGCGCGGAAACTTCCTTCCCGGTAAAGGTCTCATCTCAAAGGATTCAGAGTAGTGGTATGTTCATATTTTATTACTTATGTCCATAGCACCATAACATTTTAAATATATAATCGCATATTATGTACACACGGTGGTGTGATGAAAACCAAATTCCCTATTCATACTACATTAAGCGCAGATGCGATAAAAGTCCTTGAACGATATGAAAAAGAGCTTGGTGCGAAGAATGTCGTGCTTGAAAAGGCTCTTCTTAATCTTGATTCCACTCGTTTCAAAGCTAAGCTTGACACCCAGAACATAGACCGTATCATCAAAAGGGTACCTACGGGCATACCCGGGATGGATGATTTTCTGGAAGGTGGCTTCCCTAAAGGGTTTGCTGTTATTTTGACCGGTCCGCCGGGCACTGGCAAGACTACCTTTTCCATGCAGTATCTGATGGAGGGTGTGAAGAATGGTGAAAGGTGTATCTTCTTCTCATTCGAGGAAAGGGCACAACAGCTTGTGCAGCATTTTGCCAGGTTCGGATGGGATGTAGGTAAATATATCGATGATGGTTATCTTGAGATATTCGGTATCTCAATGCTGACCTCGGAAGAGATGATGGAGATAATTGACTCTCATAAGCCCGAAAGGATAGTTTTCGATTCCCTTAATGTGTTAACTGCCCCGGCAGATTTCCGCACTTCTACGTCGTGGAGAGGTCTTCACAGGTTGTTGAAGAAGAATATGACGACTGCCATTCTTGTGACCGAGAAATCCCATGGTATAGAGAAAAAGGAATATGATGAATTCGACTTCCTTGGTGATGGGGTTATCTTCCTTGATTTCATTCAGACGAATGATATCGACACAACTCCTATGCCAGTGTTGGCAGTTCAGAAGATGAGGGCAACGCGCGTTGACCATACGCCTCAGCCTTTCCGTTTCACGAACAATGGTATAGCTAAATACCGGGCTCTCAACCTCCCTTCAAAGGTCTTGCAGGACAGGATCGAAAAGCGCAGGGCAGAGAGACTTAGTATGTCAGGCGACGAAATATGATATCAAAGTGGCAATGATCGTTGTCACGTATATAGACCTAAAACTTCCTGCACCGCCTATGCTGATAAAGGCGCTGCCGGTTCTTTCCTTATTGAAGAATGCAACTGATATTGCATTTCCTATTAATATTCCGCCTACTCCTGCTATGAACATGATGGATGCGGCATTTTCCGGCTCGACTATGAGTGCGAAGGGGAGTGCTATGATCCCTATATACTCGTGAATTATCGTCCCGACCCCTCCCATCATTTCAGACAACAGGGTGACTGCCACGATAACTATGAGCATTATCTCAAGTGCAGTATTGTTGGGCTGTGTCAGCAAAAGATATAATATTGTAAGTGCGGGTATGATGGCTCCGCCCAGATTGATCGTAAGGGTTGTGTCAAATACTCTTTGCTTTCCGATTGGCAGCTCTTTTACTATCGGAACTGAATATATGTCCTCAAGGATCGGTGCATACTTGAAAAGCTGTTCCGGTTTCCTGGAGCGTATCTTTGCGAAAGGTATCTCTGCCAGGGATCCTGCAAGTATAGCAAAAAGGATGACGATAAGTGATATGGGCCCTATCGTTCCAA containing:
- a CDS encoding dihydroorotase → MPDILIKNTKVFFNNYLQPAEVLISDGKIKQISRMIDVQRLDQTINAKGALTLPAGIDVHVHFRDPGLTEKEDWYTGSCSAAAGGITTVIDHPNTIPPTIDKKSFKDKMKIANRNSVVDFGLYGGVTGNIEKLPELWELGATAFGEIFMAESTGALNIDEKCLDEALGVLKQLDALPCIHAEDDKIRLECEAYLKNDMSPDSHSRARPNHCEAFAVEKAIQLIKKNGTRAHFCHISAFESVGLLRKERYLDIKNGVPPMITSEAAPHHLFLSTKDWERLGTYGRMNPPLRDRRSVKMLLNSLNDGTIDMVASDHAPHTEAEKDTDIKSAPSGVPGVETLMPLMLVAVKRNLIPLGRMIEVTSKNPARIFKLDRFSKGSFAEGYDADLIVVDPTHVQEIKGDDLHSKAGWTPYEGMDGIFPEYTIARGDVVWDGGLVASRGRGNFLPGKGLISKDSE
- a CDS encoding ATPase domain-containing protein, encoding MKTKFPIHTTLSADAIKVLERYEKELGAKNVVLEKALLNLDSTRFKAKLDTQNIDRIIKRVPTGIPGMDDFLEGGFPKGFAVILTGPPGTGKTTFSMQYLMEGVKNGERCIFFSFEERAQQLVQHFARFGWDVGKYIDDGYLEIFGISMLTSEEMMEIIDSHKPERIVFDSLNVLTAPADFRTSTSWRGLHRLLKKNMTTAILVTEKSHGIEKKEYDEFDFLGDGVIFLDFIQTNDIDTTPMPVLAVQKMRATRVDHTPQPFRFTNNGIAKYRALNLPSKVLQDRIEKRRAERLSMSGDEI
- a CDS encoding DUF1614 domain-containing protein, which gives rise to MRGYTNSSEIRMYAAFVLILLPTAALCYKGQLSLGTIGPISLIVILFAILAGSLAEIPFAKIRSRKPEQLFKYAPILEDIYSVPIVKELPIGKQRVFDTTLTINLGGAIIPALTILYLLLTQPNNTALEIMLIVIVAVTLLSEMMGGVGTIIHEYIGIIALPFALIVEPENAASIMFIAGVGGILIGNAISVAFFNKERTGSAFISIGGAGSFRSIYVTTIIATLISYFVA